Within the Clostridium scatologenes genome, the region AATATATCCCTTTTCTGGTGTGTTATCTACAGCATTATTTATAAAGTTGAATAATACTTGGCTTATACGAAACTCATCTCCTATAACTAATATATCACTGCAGATACTGCAGTTTAGTGTAATATTTCTTTCTCTAACAATATTTTCGTATTTAGCACTTACTTTATTTATAAGATTATTTATGTAGAATTCAGAAATATTAAGTTTATATCCTACAGATTCTAAGGTTGAAAGTTCTAATAAATCTTTTACAAGTTTATCCATTCTTTCTGTTTCATCGAGTATGGTTTTAAAAGCTAAATCTCTTTCTTCTCCTTCAGCAACATCATCTTTTATGCTTTCGGTGTAGCCTCTTATTAATGTAATAGGTGTTTTAAACTCATGAGTTACAGCACCTAAAAATTCTCTTCGAAGCAAATCAAGTTCCATTTGCAAATCTAAATCTTTTTGCAATTTTTCATTAGCATTAGAAAGTTTACGAAGTGTATTTTCAAGATTATATGACATAACATTTATAGTTTTAGCTAAACTTCCTATTTCATTTTCGTTTGTTATTTCACATTTTTCAGAGAAATTTAAATTTGATATTTTAGATGCAGTTTTGTTTATTTTCAATATAGGCATTGCCACCCAATATGCAAGAATTATGGAAACAATAAAAATTAAAATAATTAAAAATAAACATATACAAATTAGCATATTTTTTTAATATATTTGAAGATGTTGACGTAAAAACTTCTGGAATAATTGCAGCTACATAAATATAATCAGATTTTGATACCTTATATATTTCTTCCAATACTATATATTTGGTGGGAATTTTATATTTGTTATAAATACGGAAAAGGGGCATTTTATCTCCTGTATCAGGAAAATAGTGTATGCTGAAATTGTAATTTATAATTTTATTCCTAATATAGTCAACATAATAAGGATCAAATTGTGATTTTGTATTTTGTGTGATTTTTACATTATTTAAATCTTTATCAAATACAATAAAGTTTATCAGGTTTTGATTTTCAAACTTTTCCAAGGAGCTTAATTGTATTTTTTCAAAAGCAGTGAATTTATAATTTATTCCTTCATTATTGAAGATAATTTTACTTATAAACTCATCTGTAAACAATTCTATATGCCTTTCTCTT harbors:
- a CDS encoding HAMP domain-containing sensor histidine kinase — translated: MKINKTASKISNLNFSEKCEITNENEIGSLAKTINVMSYNLENTLRKLSNANEKLQKDLDLQMELDLLRREFLGAVTHEFKTPITLIRGYTESIKDDVAEGEERDLAFKTILDETERMDKLVKDLLELSTLESVGYKLNISEFYINNLINKVSAKYENIVRERNITLNCSICSDILVIGDEFRISQVLFNFINNAVDNTPEKGYIELSLENMTTYVKISIKNSGKNINKAEISRIWETFYRVEKSRNKKFGGTGLGLAISKVILELHNSNYGAKNTSKGVCFFFTLKTIN